A region of Verrucomicrobiia bacterium DNA encodes the following proteins:
- a CDS encoding flagellar hook-basal body protein, with protein sequence MNVSLYQASAAMNAHSRWQELITHNLTAGSVPGYRKRDISFSAVEAGHPGAALNASQISTVMPAARPGTNFQPGQLRPTRNQFDFALDGPGFLEVQLPNGNKAYTRDGELHMSAQGQLVTKQGYPVVSDSGPLQFDPNNSGAITVSSNGFVSQGGDVKGTLRLVEFKDPQALTPISAGFFLADRPEAQPEAALNTEVRQGYLEGSNASPTVEMASLITSMRMFEANQRVLQMQDERMGKALSELTQS encoded by the coding sequence ATGAATGTCAGCCTCTACCAGGCATCTGCCGCGATGAACGCCCACTCGCGCTGGCAGGAACTCATTACGCATAACCTCACCGCGGGTTCGGTCCCCGGATATCGCAAGCGTGACATCTCCTTCAGCGCCGTTGAAGCCGGACATCCCGGCGCCGCCCTGAATGCATCGCAGATTTCAACGGTGATGCCCGCCGCGCGTCCTGGAACCAATTTTCAACCCGGCCAGCTCCGCCCCACTCGCAACCAGTTTGATTTCGCGCTGGATGGCCCCGGATTCCTTGAAGTTCAATTGCCAAACGGCAACAAGGCCTACACGCGCGACGGCGAATTGCACATGAGCGCGCAGGGGCAGCTCGTCACCAAACAGGGTTATCCAGTCGTCAGCGACAGCGGCCCCCTGCAATTTGATCCCAACAACAGCGGCGCCATCACGGTTTCGTCAAACGGTTTCGTCAGCCAGGGCGGCGACGTCAAAGGCACCCTGCGATTGGTTGAATTCAAGGATCCCCAGGCGCTCACTCCGATTTCGGCAGGTTTCTTCCTTGCCGACCGCCCGGAAGCCCAGCCCGAGGCCGCGCTCAACACGGAGGTGCGCCAGGGATACCTCGAAGGTTCAAATGCTTCACCCACCGTCGAGATGGCAAGCCTCATCACATCGATGCGCATGTTCGAGGCAAACCAGCGCGTGCTGCAAATGCAGGACGAACGCATGGGCAAGGCGCTCTCCGAATTGACGCAATCGTGA
- a CDS encoding flagellar motor protein MotB has product MPKKHAHHGGSWKVAYADFVTAMMALFLCLWLTAQDTKIKDAVERAFRNPFSAVNKESTGILPNQDKDASTQKKNSGGQFQSANAVEMEMLRHITEDLSRMLADMEDAQNTVQLDLTPEGLRINVFDRSQKPVFEQGTDVFTVYGAWVFSTLAWEISRYQTFRIELEGHTEATQQTGRESHSKWELSSERANAARRKLLHSGVASKQIFKISGFADTQPMPNTEPNAEVNRRVTVLLKVNPPQPLVSSASQDHESQP; this is encoded by the coding sequence ATGCCGAAAAAACATGCTCATCACGGTGGATCCTGGAAAGTCGCCTATGCCGACTTCGTCACGGCCATGATGGCACTGTTCCTCTGCCTCTGGCTGACGGCGCAGGACACGAAGATCAAGGATGCCGTCGAGCGTGCGTTTCGCAATCCCTTCTCGGCGGTGAACAAGGAATCGACGGGCATCCTTCCGAACCAGGACAAGGACGCCAGCACGCAGAAGAAGAACAGCGGCGGGCAATTTCAATCGGCCAATGCCGTCGAAATGGAGATGCTGCGCCACATCACTGAGGATCTCTCGCGCATGCTTGCCGACATGGAGGACGCGCAGAACACTGTTCAACTCGATCTCACTCCCGAAGGGCTGCGCATCAATGTCTTTGACCGGTCGCAAAAACCCGTGTTCGAGCAAGGCACCGACGTGTTCACCGTTTATGGCGCATGGGTGTTCTCCACATTGGCGTGGGAAATTTCACGCTACCAAACGTTCCGCATCGAACTCGAAGGACACACGGAAGCCACGCAGCAGACGGGCCGCGAGTCGCACAGCAAATGGGAGCTCTCATCGGAACGAGCCAACGCCGCGCGCCGCAAGCTCCTGCACAGCGGAGTGGCGTCAAAACAGATTTTTAAAATTTCCGGCTTCGCCGACACGCAGCCGATGCCAAATACCGAACCGAACGCGGAAGTAAATCGCCGCGTCACCGTGCTGCTCAAGGTCAACCCGCCGCAGCCGCTCGTTTCCTCCGCTTCCCAGGACCATGAATCCCAACCGTGA
- the motA gene encoding flagellar motor stator protein MotA, giving the protein MIIIIGIIVVTGSIIGGFIMGHGNVSALWHPNELIIIGGGALGGLIIMSPRKVLIDMVKGIITCFKGAPYNRPAYEELLKVLYELFLLGRRNGMIALEEHVMEPQNSVILKRYPLFAGNKHAVEFLCGSLRPIIDGKIKPDQLRMLLDVEIQRMEMEHHAPVSVLTKTADAMPGFGIVAAVLGIVITMASISGPVEMIGQHVAAALVGTFLGILLSYGYMNPLATNLEFIGEAELDYTKCISACVVGFANGMAPVTAVEIGRRGLSSDLRPSSEELEQMLKALKAPAKG; this is encoded by the coding sequence ATGATCATCATCATCGGCATCATTGTTGTCACTGGCTCGATTATCGGTGGCTTCATCATGGGCCACGGAAACGTCTCCGCCTTGTGGCATCCCAATGAGCTGATCATCATTGGCGGCGGCGCGCTGGGCGGATTGATCATCATGTCGCCCAGGAAAGTCCTCATCGACATGGTGAAGGGCATCATCACCTGCTTCAAGGGAGCGCCCTACAACCGCCCTGCCTACGAGGAGTTGTTGAAAGTGCTGTACGAACTGTTCCTCCTCGGACGCCGCAACGGCATGATCGCACTCGAGGAACATGTGATGGAGCCGCAAAACAGCGTCATCCTGAAACGCTATCCCCTTTTCGCAGGCAACAAACACGCGGTGGAGTTTCTCTGCGGCAGCCTGCGGCCCATCATTGATGGCAAGATCAAGCCCGACCAATTGCGCATGTTGCTGGACGTCGAGATCCAGCGCATGGAGATGGAGCACCACGCGCCTGTCAGCGTGCTCACGAAAACCGCGGACGCGATGCCCGGCTTCGGAATCGTCGCGGCCGTGCTCGGAATTGTGATCACGATGGCGTCGATTTCCGGCCCTGTGGAGATGATCGGCCAGCACGTCGCTGCAGCGCTCGTCGGGACCTTTCTCGGAATTCTGCTTTCCTACGGCTACATGAATCCGCTCGCCACGAACCTCGAGTTTATTGGCGAAGCCGAATTGGATTACACCAAATGCATCTCCGCCTGCGTGGTGGGTTTTGCCAACGGCATGGCTCCTGTCACGGCAGTCGAGATCGGACGCCGCGGCTTGAGCAGCGATCTGCGGCCTTCCTCTGAAGAGCTCGAGCAGATGCTGAAAGCGCTCAAGGCGCCCGCCAAAGGTTGA
- a CDS encoding FliA/WhiG family RNA polymerase sigma factor, producing the protein MKPRSSATESPSVATEVRPTPQELWKRYHRRNDPTVENALVEQYIPLVRTVMGRLAMTLPEHVDHDDLNSAGLIGLLQAMRNFDPTCGTSFETYARLRIRGAMLDELRRMDWVPRTIHEKARRVQEVLNQLEQKLGRAPNEEQMAHALNIPVREYTELLDEIRPAAFVCLDSSASSDGNDSGNLYEVVANPHSDNPVDEASRRELKDVVLKRLNQLPEIQRKVLALYYHEDLHLREIAEVFGLTESRICQIHSQAIMSIRAYIQRYEAGMAGNATPPKLS; encoded by the coding sequence ATGAAACCCCGTTCCAGCGCGACCGAGTCTCCGTCCGTCGCAACCGAAGTCCGTCCGACACCGCAGGAACTCTGGAAACGCTACCATCGCCGCAACGATCCCACTGTCGAGAACGCGCTGGTCGAGCAATACATCCCGCTCGTTCGCACCGTCATGGGCCGCCTCGCCATGACCCTGCCGGAGCACGTCGACCACGACGACCTCAACAGCGCCGGTCTGATCGGCCTGCTGCAGGCCATGCGCAACTTCGACCCCACATGCGGCACGTCCTTTGAAACCTACGCCCGGCTGCGCATTCGCGGCGCGATGCTGGATGAACTTCGCCGAATGGACTGGGTGCCGCGGACGATCCATGAGAAGGCCCGGCGCGTCCAGGAAGTCCTGAACCAGCTCGAACAGAAGCTTGGCAGGGCGCCCAACGAGGAACAGATGGCTCATGCTCTCAACATCCCCGTGCGCGAATACACTGAACTGCTCGACGAAATCCGGCCCGCCGCGTTTGTCTGCCTCGATTCCAGCGCGAGTTCGGATGGCAATGACAGTGGCAATCTTTACGAGGTGGTGGCCAATCCGCACAGCGACAACCCTGTTGATGAAGCTTCCCGGCGCGAGTTGAAGGATGTCGTCTTGAAACGGTTGAACCAACTGCCCGAGATTCAGCGCAAGGTTCTCGCGCTTTACTACCACGAGGACCTGCACCTGCGCGAAATCGCTGAAGTGTTTGGCCTGACCGAATCCAGGATCTGCCAGATTCATTCGCAGGCCATCATGTCCATTCGCGCTTATATCCAACGCTATGAAGCCGGGATGGCCGGCAATGCCACTCCTCCGAAGCTGTCATGA